A genomic region of Lachnoclostridium edouardi contains the following coding sequences:
- a CDS encoding DUF3847 domain-containing protein, translated as MRIKSHEPPSLRFQPDTAERNKPMTENEKKLLQAKHRLEEAQMRDRQKERKARTRRLIQEGAILEKALPQTTQMTLEQLEDFLCEVFKPIR; from the coding sequence GTGAGAATAAAATCTCATGAGCCGCCTTCTTTGCGTTTTCAGCCGGATACGGCAGAAAGGAATAAACCTATGACAGAAAATGAAAAGAAGCTTTTGCAGGCGAAGCATAGATTGGAAGAAGCACAGATGCGTGACCGACAGAAAGAGCGAAAAGCACGGACACGGCGGCTGATTCAGGAAGGTGCGATTTTAGAGAAAGCATTACCGCAGACAACACAGATGACTTTGGAACAGTTGGAGGATTTTTTATGCGAAGTATTCAAACCAATCCGATGA
- a CDS encoding molecular chaperone Hsp90, translating into MNKDVLEFAVKKTGELIASPTCSSETKQSAEKWLAAVGTEKEAEETIQYVKELEADIMPIDNLIGFAESDGGAQYFGAETAKNIAAHGREIKAAGAKYCDCPACAAVEAILEKKEELLK; encoded by the coding sequence ATGAATAAGGATGTACTAGAGTTTGCTGTTAAAAAAACCGGCGAATTAATCGCCTCTCCTACATGCAGCAGCGAGACAAAACAGTCAGCTGAAAAATGGCTGGCCGCTGTGGGAACAGAAAAGGAGGCAGAGGAAACCATTCAATATGTAAAAGAGCTGGAAGCAGACATTATGCCAATTGATAACTTAATCGGCTTTGCAGAATCTGACGGCGGCGCCCAGTATTTTGGAGCAGAAACCGCAAAAAATATTGCAGCTCACGGCAGAGAAATCAAGGCAGCAGGGGCAAAATACTGCGACTGCCCAGCCTGCGCAGCAGTAGAAGCAATCCTGGAGAAAAAGGAAGAGCTTTTGAAGTAA
- a CDS encoding recombinase family protein, translating to MSFQKAVLSKYASDNGFTNPVFFIDDGVSGVTFDRPNFNRMIAEIEAGNVATVIVKDMSRLGRDYLKVGYYTEIFFVERDVRYIAINDGVDSAKGDNDFTPFRNLFNDFYAKDTSKKVRAIKKAQGMAGEHLTKPPYGYKVDPNDRKKWIVDEEAAVVVKRIFDLCVAGNGPMRIAKTLKADKVLTTRAYYAKQKGKPLPDNPYSWNESTIVTVLERMDYCGHTVNFKSYSKSHKLKKRIPTTKEQQAIFRNTHEAIVEEAVFERVQELRANKRRPTKAERQGMFSGLVFCADCGSKLHFATCKSFDGSQDNYRCARYKSNTGDCTAHFIREEVLRKIVLNRIFAVTALFYEDITAFMELIQKQRFDEAEKDMKRKRREVGQARKRIAELDRIFKRIYEDDINGTISHERFLKLSAEYEAEQKELTEKVKAEQQEVDTYEQNKSDFDSFAAIIRKYVGITELTPTIVNEFIKKIVVHAPEKIDGKRFQKVDIVFNFVGEIYLPTDPQTEQKEANKQEKTA from the coding sequence ATCTCTTTCCAGAAAGCAGTTCTGTCAAAATACGCTTCGGATAATGGCTTTACCAATCCGGTATTTTTCATTGATGACGGCGTTTCCGGTGTGACCTTTGACCGCCCGAATTTTAACCGCATGATTGCAGAGATTGAAGCCGGAAATGTGGCGACAGTCATTGTCAAGGATATGTCCCGCTTGGGGCGTGACTATCTAAAAGTCGGCTACTATACGGAAATCTTTTTCGTTGAAAGAGATGTGCGCTATATCGCAATCAATGACGGTGTAGACAGTGCAAAGGGCGACAATGATTTTACCCCTTTCCGAAATCTGTTTAACGATTTCTACGCCAAAGATACCAGTAAAAAGGTACGGGCAATCAAGAAAGCGCAGGGCATGGCAGGGGAACATCTGACTAAGCCGCCTTACGGCTATAAGGTAGACCCAAACGACAGAAAGAAATGGATTGTAGATGAAGAAGCCGCCGTTGTGGTAAAGAGGATTTTTGATTTATGCGTTGCTGGAAACGGACCTATGCGGATAGCGAAAACTCTGAAAGCGGATAAAGTGCTGACAACACGCGCCTATTATGCAAAGCAGAAAGGGAAACCACTTCCCGATAATCCGTACAGTTGGAATGAAAGCACGATTGTAACAGTTTTGGAACGCATGGACTACTGTGGGCATACGGTAAACTTCAAAAGCTATTCCAAATCCCACAAGCTGAAAAAGCGTATTCCCACAACAAAGGAACAGCAGGCGATTTTCCGCAATACACATGAAGCAATCGTTGAAGAAGCTGTCTTTGAACGGGTACAGGAATTAAGGGCAAATAAACGCCGCCCCACAAAGGCAGAGCGGCAGGGAATGTTTTCCGGCTTGGTATTCTGTGCGGATTGTGGAAGTAAACTGCACTTTGCCACCTGCAAGAGCTTTGACGGTTCACAAGACAACTACCGCTGTGCAAGATATAAAAGCAATACAGGAGATTGTACAGCACACTTCATCAGAGAAGAAGTCCTGCGGAAAATCGTTCTTAACCGGATATTTGCCGTAACTGCCCTGTTCTATGAGGACATTACTGCTTTTATGGAACTGATACAGAAACAGCGGTTTGATGAAGCGGAAAAGGACATGAAGCGCAAGCGGCGTGAGGTCGGGCAGGCAAGAAAACGGATTGCAGAACTTGACCGGATTTTCAAGCGGATTTATGAGGACGACATCAACGGCACAATCAGCCATGAGCGGTTTTTGAAGCTGTCCGCAGAATATGAAGCAGAGCAGAAAGAACTTACAGAAAAGGTAAAGGCAGAACAACAGGAAGTCGATACCTACGAACAGAATAAAAGTGACTTTGACAGCTTTGCCGCCATTATCCGCAAATATGTGGGAATAACCGAATTAACGCCCACTATCGTTAATGAATTTATTAAAAAAATCGTTGTCCATGCGCCGGAGAAGATAGACGGCAAGCGTTTTCAGAAAGTAGATATTGTCTTTAACTTTGTGGGAGAAATTTATTTGCCGACTGACCCGCAGACAGAACAGAAAGAAGCCAATAAACAGGAAAAGACGGCATAG
- the tnpA gene encoding IS200/IS605 family transposase: protein MDSNSLSHTKWNCKYHIVFAPKYRRKIAYGKIKQDIANILSMLCKRKGVKIVEAEICPDHVHRLVEIPPSISVSYFVGYLKGKSTLMIFERHTNLKYKYGNRHFWCRGYYVDTVGKNAKKIQEYIANQLQEDLEYDQMTLKEYIDPFTGEPVKANK, encoded by the coding sequence ATGGATAGTAACAGTTTATCACATACAAAATGGAATTGTAAGTATCATATTGTATTTGCACCAAAATATAGGAGAAAAATAGCATACGGAAAAATAAAACAGGATATAGCAAATATTTTAAGTATGTTATGCAAAAGAAAAGGTGTAAAAATTGTAGAAGCAGAGATATGTCCAGATCATGTACATAGGCTAGTAGAAATTCCGCCAAGCATTAGTGTATCGTATTTTGTAGGGTATTTGAAAGGAAAAAGTACACTTATGATATTTGAAAGACATACAAATTTGAAATATAAATATGGAAATAGACATTTTTGGTGTCGAGGATATTATGTAGATACGGTAGGGAAAAATGCAAAGAAAATACAGGAATATATAGCAAATCAGTTACAAGAAGATTTGGAATATGATCAGATGACACTGAAAGAGTATATTGACCCGTTTACGGGTGAGCCAGTAAAAGCAAACAAATAA
- the mobQ gene encoding MobQ family relaxase, protein MAIYHLEAKIVSRGAGRSAVAAAAYLSCSRMHNEYDGVQHDYTRKQGLGWRQVFLPATAPAEWQDRETLWNAVEETETAKDSRLAREFVAALPIELSREKQIQLLQDFIKEQFVADGMCADAAIHDPYPPGHNPHAHILLTVRPLDEKGKWQYKTEKEYLCVKDGEERGFTAAEFKQAQADGWEKQYQYKVGKKKVYMAPSAAQAQGYERVSKYPKSTKYGRQNPITERWNSDEQLVLWRAAWADVANHYLERTGHEERIDHRSHAERGLLERPTVHEGVVARAMEKKGIISDRCELNRQIKADNVLLRELRGQVKKLAQAVKSTLPALVEAMENLRKNLLLFCYQLGYLRKGKERLNTSLNTLRPALAQYNQLAKDIRDKTKERRSLLSEKKALSAVHVFRHRELAAKIAALTEDLEELRSEKNLLLASLAYTEEDAADKFPKDIVAMEQSLKRLEEQEQKYSAELDAALNEYAGLREQAQSVDPVQLYEARQAIRPGKEQEAESRAQQVYGEKYSPLLMFDSKKAVSRMLHEDMERQAVRRMMRQAQKEQQTLQKKKSEQER, encoded by the coding sequence ATGGCGATTTATCATTTGGAGGCTAAGATAGTCAGCCGTGGAGCCGGACGCTCCGCCGTAGCTGCTGCGGCCTATCTGAGCTGTTCCCGGATGCACAACGAGTATGACGGGGTGCAGCACGACTACACCCGCAAACAGGGCCTTGGGTGGCGGCAGGTTTTTCTGCCAGCCACCGCCCCCGCAGAGTGGCAGGATCGGGAAACCCTGTGGAATGCCGTGGAGGAAACCGAAACTGCAAAGGACAGCCGCCTCGCACGTGAATTTGTGGCGGCGCTTCCCATAGAACTGAGCCGGGAGAAACAAATCCAGCTTCTGCAAGATTTCATCAAGGAGCAGTTTGTGGCAGACGGAATGTGCGCGGATGCTGCTATCCATGACCCGTATCCTCCCGGACACAATCCCCATGCCCATATCCTGCTGACGGTGCGCCCGCTGGATGAAAAGGGAAAATGGCAGTACAAGACCGAGAAAGAATATCTCTGCGTCAAAGACGGCGAAGAACGGGGCTTTACCGCCGCTGAGTTCAAACAGGCACAGGCCGACGGCTGGGAGAAACAGTACCAGTACAAAGTGGGAAAAAAGAAGGTGTATATGGCCCCGTCCGCAGCGCAGGCGCAGGGCTATGAACGGGTATCCAAATATCCTAAAAGCACCAAATATGGCAGGCAAAATCCCATCACAGAACGCTGGAACAGCGACGAGCAGCTTGTTTTGTGGCGGGCTGCATGGGCGGATGTGGCAAACCACTATCTGGAGCGCACCGGGCACGAAGAACGCATCGACCACCGCAGCCATGCCGAACGTGGCCTGCTGGAGCGGCCTACGGTCCATGAGGGGGTGGTTGCCAGAGCCATGGAGAAAAAGGGCATTATCTCTGACCGGTGCGAACTGAACCGGCAGATCAAGGCCGACAATGTCCTGCTCCGGGAGCTGAGAGGACAGGTCAAAAAGCTGGCGCAGGCAGTTAAAAGCACCCTACCGGCGCTTGTTGAGGCCATGGAGAATCTGCGTAAAAATCTACTGCTGTTCTGCTATCAGCTGGGGTATCTCCGCAAAGGCAAGGAACGCCTGAACACTTCGCTGAATACACTGCGCCCTGCCCTCGCACAGTACAATCAGCTTGCAAAGGACATTCGGGATAAGACGAAGGAGCGCCGCAGTCTGCTTTCCGAAAAAAAGGCACTCTCTGCGGTTCATGTATTCCGGCACCGGGAACTGGCGGCTAAGATTGCGGCTCTGACGGAGGATTTGGAGGAACTGCGTTCGGAGAAAAATCTGCTTCTGGCATCGCTGGCATATACCGAGGAAGATGCCGCCGATAAATTTCCCAAAGACATTGTAGCTATGGAACAGAGCCTAAAACGGTTGGAAGAACAGGAACAGAAATATTCTGCCGAGTTGGACGCTGCCCTGAACGAGTATGCCGGACTTCGGGAGCAGGCACAGAGCGTTGATCCGGTGCAGCTGTATGAAGCAAGGCAGGCTATCCGCCCCGGTAAGGAGCAGGAAGCGGAGAGCCGGGCACAGCAGGTCTACGGCGAGAAGTACAGCCCGCTGCTGATGTTTGACAGCAAAAAGGCGGTTTCCCGTATGCTTCATGAGGATATGGAGCGACAGGCGGTACGGAGAATGATGCGACAGGCGCAGAAGGAGCAGCAGACTCTTCAAAAGAAAAAGAGTGAGCAGGAACGGTAA
- a CDS encoding restriction endonuclease subunit S — MCVRNGSKSLVGKTALIPIDMPKTTWGAFMMIVRSKLNDTYIFHYLNSQMFFSQVFKDTGTATINQITKGILNECRLPLPPVEERKKISKMLSTFDAKIYNAERTLYALMETRKALLQQLFI, encoded by the coding sequence ATGTGTGTGCGAAATGGCAGTAAAAGTCTTGTCGGAAAAACTGCTTTGATTCCAATTGATATGCCCAAGACAACATGGGGGGCATTTATGATGATTGTCCGGAGCAAACTAAATGACACATATATTTTTCACTATTTGAACAGTCAGATGTTCTTTTCTCAAGTCTTCAAAGATACGGGAACGGCAACGATCAACCAGATAACCAAAGGAATCCTGAACGAATGCAGGTTGCCGCTTCCACCCGTAGAGGAAAGAAAGAAAATCTCAAAAATGCTTTCTACCTTTGATGCCAAAATCTATAATGCTGAACGAACCTTATATGCACTGATGGAAACAAGGAAAGCCCTTCTGCAACAACTATTCATATAA
- a CDS encoding DMT family transporter encodes MSEKNAKVLLASVILARSSSYVLQKIGLTNIDVFNLMGIRFLLAFIIMLLIFNKKLRYADKSSVISGLIVGTIYFVVMSFEVFSLKTCESSTTAFLENTAIVMVPLFEALLLKKMPLPRTIIGFLMAITGVALMTLRGASIYFSVGHILAIGAAATYAVAIIITDRVSKKANALVIGIVQLGTMGSLSVISSFLFETPHLPSEPMSWFAIVLLALVCSCFGFTLQPVAQKYTSAETTGLYCAFGPLGAGVLGWICLGEALSILALIGAVLILLSIVLVQKG; translated from the coding sequence ATGTCAGAAAAAAACGCAAAAGTTTTGTTAGCTTCTGTGATATTAGCAAGAAGTTCATCTTATGTTCTACAAAAAATCGGTCTTACAAATATTGATGTGTTCAATCTTATGGGCATCCGCTTTCTCTTGGCTTTTATTATCATGCTTTTGATTTTTAACAAGAAACTGCGCTATGCCGACAAATCCAGTGTGATTTCCGGTCTTATCGTTGGAACCATCTATTTTGTTGTTATGTCGTTCGAGGTATTCAGTCTTAAGACTTGTGAGTCTTCAACTACCGCCTTTCTTGAAAACACTGCTATAGTAATGGTGCCGCTTTTTGAAGCTCTCTTGCTAAAGAAAATGCCTCTGCCAAGGACAATAATCGGCTTTCTAATGGCCATAACTGGCGTTGCACTGATGACGTTGCGTGGAGCATCTATCTATTTCTCTGTTGGACATATTCTGGCGATAGGTGCTGCCGCTACTTATGCGGTGGCAATCATCATTACTGACCGTGTTTCTAAAAAAGCAAACGCTCTTGTTATTGGCATCGTCCAGCTTGGAACAATGGGAAGTTTATCTGTTATATCTTCTTTTTTGTTTGAAACTCCACACTTGCCGTCCGAGCCTATGTCTTGGTTTGCCATCGTTTTGCTGGCTCTTGTTTGTAGCTGTTTCGGTTTTACATTACAACCGGTTGCCCAGAAGTACACGTCTGCAGAAACTACAGGTCTCTACTGTGCTTTCGGTCCATTAGGTGCTGGGGTTCTCGGATGGATTTGCCTTGGTGAAGCCCTCAGCATCTTGGCGCTGATTGGAGCCGTTTTAATTCTTCTAAGCATTGTTCTAGTGCAGAAGGGCTAA
- a CDS encoding helix-turn-helix domain-containing protein encodes MKVSYKKLWKLLIDKDMKKRDLERCAGISHYTINKLNHGENVTTDILGKICKALGCTMNDIMEFIDDDSAQ; translated from the coding sequence ATGAAAGTCAGCTATAAGAAACTTTGGAAGCTATTGATAGACAAAGATATGAAAAAAAGAGATTTAGAAAGATGTGCTGGAATTAGTCATTATACCATCAACAAATTAAATCATGGTGAAAATGTTACAACCGATATTCTTGGGAAGATTTGCAAGGCATTAGGGTGTACAATGAACGATATTATGGAATTTATTGATGACGATTCTGCACAGTAA
- a CDS encoding site-specific integrase, whose translation MTNNTQFKTLLNTWLNQKKPMITPSTHASFTLIAENHLIPHFGKRKIGSITEPDIQSYISYLYEYGRLDKSGGLTVKTIRDVILVLRLAMEYAYKERAIPLLNWDLIEYPKELGIKKVVSLSKDQEQALIQCIYINLNRKTAGILIALFTGVRIGELCGLQMKDISLTDKTISINKTVQRIYDKKKGESYLHIGPPKTKTSARTIPVPSLLMNIIKKFYTENPNHYFLTGKTKPTEPRTYRQFFSRFLKRNGLQKVKFHEIRHTFAVRAIEIPEFDVKSLSEILGHKNVSFTLNVYGSANLQQKVKCMNLLNDLL comes from the coding sequence ATGACTAACAATACACAATTCAAGACGCTATTGAACACTTGGCTAAATCAAAAGAAGCCGATGATCACACCGTCAACCCATGCCAGTTTTACGCTGATAGCCGAAAATCACTTAATACCTCACTTCGGTAAGCGGAAGATCGGCAGCATTACCGAGCCGGACATTCAGAGCTACATATCGTATCTTTACGAGTACGGGCGGCTGGATAAGTCCGGCGGTCTCACTGTGAAGACCATACGAGATGTGATTCTCGTGCTGCGGCTTGCTATGGAATATGCCTACAAGGAAAGAGCGATACCACTGCTCAACTGGGACCTGATAGAATACCCCAAAGAGTTGGGAATAAAAAAGGTCGTTTCTCTGTCCAAGGATCAAGAGCAAGCTCTAATTCAGTGTATATACATCAACCTGAACCGGAAGACCGCCGGCATACTCATTGCACTGTTTACCGGTGTGCGGATTGGTGAACTCTGCGGCTTACAGATGAAGGACATTTCGTTGACAGATAAAACCATCAGCATCAACAAAACCGTTCAGCGCATCTATGACAAGAAAAAGGGAGAGTCCTATCTGCACATAGGGCCGCCGAAGACCAAGACATCAGCTCGAACAATTCCCGTACCGTCTTTGCTCATGAACATTATCAAGAAGTTTTATACGGAAAATCCCAACCATTACTTCTTGACTGGCAAAACAAAGCCGACAGAGCCTCGAACTTACAGGCAGTTCTTTTCCCGTTTTTTGAAACGAAATGGGCTGCAAAAGGTAAAGTTCCACGAGATACGGCATACATTTGCCGTAAGAGCCATTGAAATACCAGAGTTTGATGTGAAATCTCTCTCTGAAATTCTCGGACATAAAAATGTGTCTTTTACTCTCAATGTATATGGCAGTGCCAACTTGCAGCAAAAGGTAAAGTGTATGAATTTGTTAAATGATCTTTTATAA
- a CDS encoding MGMT family protein: MLDEMLIYEILSVVEEIPEGQVATYGQIAKLIGRDKNARLVGKVLSMSQFYGQYPCHRVVNHCGRLVPGWHEQSFLLCQEGVVLKSNHHVDLRKYQWNC, encoded by the coding sequence ATGTTAGATGAAATGTTGATTTATGAAATATTGTCTGTGGTGGAAGAAATTCCAGAAGGGCAGGTTGCCACCTACGGGCAGATTGCAAAGCTTATCGGCAGGGATAAAAATGCAAGACTTGTGGGAAAGGTGCTGAGTATGTCCCAGTTTTATGGGCAGTATCCCTGCCACAGGGTTGTAAATCACTGCGGCAGGCTTGTGCCTGGCTGGCATGAGCAAAGCTTTCTCCTTTGCCAGGAAGGAGTAGTTTTAAAAAGTAATCATCACGTAGATCTGAGAAAATACCAGTGGAATTGCTGA
- a CDS encoding LysR family transcriptional regulator yields MDTEKCKALFEILKCGSFSAAADKLGYTPSGLSRMVASMETDAGFSLLIRSREGVRATKECEMMIPIYREFIAVNEKYKQIKSDVLGTQTGTVMVGTAYSIYYRWFSHVIAAFNNEYPGIEVKIITGKSTELYKLIAAQEMDFCIVSKRDGDVSWHHLFNDPLVAIVSAESQIVKLGSFPVKMFETESYIETFRGQDTDNARMFRRNRIQPNVRFETEDTYASYRMVEAGLGVSLSNYIESKERSDGKKVCLMELNPPQMVEIGIATPADMLISPAAKKFRDFAMSYVDDIMMQ; encoded by the coding sequence ATGGACACAGAAAAATGCAAAGCTTTATTTGAAATATTGAAGTGTGGGAGTTTTTCCGCTGCCGCTGACAAACTGGGCTATACGCCTTCCGGTCTCAGCCGCATGGTGGCTTCTATGGAGACCGATGCTGGATTCTCTTTGCTGATACGCAGCCGAGAGGGTGTGCGTGCCACAAAAGAATGTGAAATGATGATACCTATTTACAGAGAGTTCATCGCAGTTAATGAAAAATATAAACAGATAAAGTCGGACGTATTAGGAACGCAAACCGGCACAGTTATGGTAGGAACAGCCTACAGCATTTACTACAGGTGGTTTTCTCATGTCATTGCCGCTTTCAACAATGAGTATCCGGGAATCGAGGTAAAGATTATTACCGGCAAAAGCACAGAATTGTATAAATTGATTGCTGCGCAGGAAATGGATTTTTGCATTGTCAGCAAAAGAGACGGCGATGTGTCTTGGCATCACTTATTTAATGATCCGCTGGTTGCAATCGTTTCGGCAGAAAGTCAGATAGTAAAACTGGGTTCCTTTCCTGTAAAAATGTTTGAAACAGAATCATATATTGAGACATTCAGAGGACAGGATACAGATAATGCCCGCATGTTCAGAAGAAACCGTATACAACCCAACGTCAGGTTCGAAACAGAGGACACATATGCCAGCTACAGAATGGTCGAAGCTGGCCTGGGTGTGAGTCTGAGCAACTATATTGAATCCAAAGAACGCAGTGACGGGAAAAAAGTTTGCCTTATGGAATTAAATCCACCGCAGATGGTAGAAATCGGCATAGCAACACCGGCGGATATGCTCATATCACCTGCTGCAAAGAAATTCCGGGATTTTGCGATGAGTTATGTGGATGATATAATGATGCAGTAA
- a CDS encoding methylated-DNA--[protein]-cysteine S-methyltransferase: MIYTMEYESPVGRLFIGEKNGALTGLWIEGQKYFLGAHKNEQMEEGQTPILIQTKKWLDSYFGGEKPSITQLKLSPEGSEFRREIWKILCEIPYGKVITYGEISRKYAASQGLSTMSAQAVGGAVGHNPISIIIPCHRVVGTGGSLTGYAGGIDKKIQLLIHEGVNMEGLFMPKG, translated from the coding sequence ATGATATATACTATGGAATATGAATCCCCTGTAGGACGTCTTTTTATTGGAGAAAAAAACGGGGCCTTAACAGGTCTTTGGATAGAAGGACAAAAATATTTTCTGGGCGCTCATAAAAATGAGCAAATGGAAGAAGGTCAGACTCCGATTTTGATTCAGACAAAAAAATGGTTGGACAGTTATTTTGGCGGAGAAAAACCATCCATCACTCAGCTGAAGCTTTCCCCAGAGGGCAGTGAATTCCGCAGGGAAATATGGAAAATTCTATGTGAAATTCCTTATGGAAAGGTAATTACCTATGGGGAAATATCGCGTAAATATGCTGCCAGCCAAGGGCTTTCCACTATGTCGGCCCAGGCTGTAGGCGGAGCTGTAGGACATAATCCAATATCTATTATTATTCCCTGCCACAGAGTAGTGGGAACAGGGGGCAGTTTAACAGGATATGCCGGAGGTATTGATAAAAAGATTCAACTGCTGATCCATGAAGGGGTAAATATGGAAGGACTGTTTATGCCTAAGGGCTGA
- a CDS encoding iron-containing alcohol dehydrogenase codes for MKDFSFRIPQNIEFGVGSLKKLPKILEEAGSDHVFLVSDHGLESIGVVKKIQDIIENSGIKCTSYLEVIPNPTVEIVNEAAALYKECGATSLVALGGGSPMDVAKAVGVLVNYGGKITDYEGLYKVPGPIVPMIAIPTTAGTGSEVTASSVITDESRNYKLSVISYEIIPKYAVLDPELIMTAPASIAASCGIDALIHAMEAYVSTMATPFSDAMAEKAMELIGGNIRRFVANRKDEEAACAMMAGCNFAGIAFAWAKLGNVHAMSHPVSAYFHVPHGVANAVLLPTVVEYNALADNGRYEVMYSYICGKKPAGEFKPEMLLEAVKELNAQLGIPKSLSEVGVTEDKIPQMAEDAMKSANVLANPRQTTVKDMIELYKKAF; via the coding sequence ATGAAAGATTTTAGTTTTAGAATACCCCAGAATATTGAATTTGGTGTGGGAAGTTTAAAGAAGCTTCCTAAAATCCTGGAGGAGGCAGGTTCCGACCATGTATTTCTGGTGTCAGATCACGGGCTGGAAAGCATCGGCGTTGTAAAAAAAATTCAGGATATTATTGAAAACAGCGGAATTAAATGTACATCATATTTGGAGGTTATTCCAAATCCTACAGTAGAAATTGTAAATGAGGCTGCTGCTCTTTATAAAGAATGCGGGGCCACCAGCCTTGTTGCTTTAGGCGGCGGAAGCCCTATGGATGTGGCAAAAGCTGTAGGCGTACTAGTAAACTATGGGGGAAAAATTACAGATTATGAGGGACTTTATAAGGTTCCAGGTCCAATTGTGCCTATGATCGCCATTCCTACTACAGCCGGAACAGGAAGCGAGGTAACCGCCTCTTCTGTTATTACAGATGAATCCAGAAATTATAAATTGTCTGTTATCAGCTATGAAATTATTCCTAAATATGCAGTGCTGGACCCTGAGCTGATTATGACAGCGCCGGCCTCCATTGCCGCTTCCTGCGGAATCGACGCTTTAATTCATGCTATGGAGGCATATGTTTCCACAATGGCCACGCCGTTTTCAGATGCAATGGCTGAAAAGGCCATGGAGCTGATTGGAGGAAATATCCGCCGTTTTGTAGCTAACAGAAAAGATGAGGAAGCTGCCTGCGCTATGATGGCAGGCTGCAATTTTGCAGGAATTGCATTTGCCTGGGCAAAGCTTGGAAACGTTCATGCCATGAGCCATCCTGTCAGCGCATATTTCCATGTTCCTCACGGCGTGGCAAACGCAGTACTTCTGCCTACAGTTGTAGAATATAATGCTTTGGCTGACAATGGCCGTTATGAAGTTATGTACAGCTATATTTGCGGCAAAAAGCCGGCCGGGGAATTTAAGCCGGAAATGCTTTTGGAGGCAGTAAAGGAGCTGAACGCTCAGCTGGGAATCCCTAAATCGCTTTCAGAGGTCGGGGTGACAGAGGATAAAATTCCTCAAATGGCAGAGGACGCTATGAAAAGCGCCAATGTGCTGGCAAACCCAAGGCAGACAACTGTAAAGGATATGATTGAGCTTTACAAAAAAGCATTTTAA